A window from Oncorhynchus mykiss isolate Arlee chromosome 9, USDA_OmykA_1.1, whole genome shotgun sequence encodes these proteins:
- the LOC110531617 gene encoding cytosolic phospholipase A2 gamma: MLKQTDTPETVRLSDSINDEEIKYVKERKTLIKKWLKSLDIYCELEDVPNIALLGSGGGERAAVGMLGSLHQLKKDDMLGSLLYMCGVSGTTWCMSSLYSDPDWSLNNRCVEVIKKMKGPMVDLKKVVDWLIMREDSDQDFSLTDFWGVFTACYFMNEMDTRRLSEDAHRDSTNPYPIYNAIELDCYRQHCTKGVWFEMTPHESGFSGLGAFVPTSCLRSRFKGRTLIEKRKEMDMVLLTSKRAHTHQFIVVCCCWAGICGSAFADTKENIAEVAKKIWGLFEGHESMMLKENMNMVERSGKVKVCECVPSRVVRCVSELIKYAEDPDPLKTWKVITPLRQLLEGIVSSKGEMLWNMDSESWKRTSLVERKKFIETVSLELILSSDSWAKDWKDKRCPCIDSIFWIVLIFFLLLIEWKWGTTSNFLFKIKDARVPESMASNEKIHLVDAALKINSPYPPVLRTSRKVDLIISLDFSEDPFETVFSAKKYADELKLPFPPVNEDIRKEKDHPQDCYVFEGRRPEEPTIMHMPLFNLRNCHDEKGIKKERENYKTFQLHYGAPEIDHLLEKAQDNMRNNRDRILGQIIMAIQRRKKRMSVAQ; the protein is encoded by the exons ATGTTGAAACAAACAGATACTCCTGAG ACTGTGCGTCTGTCTGACTCCATCAATGATGAAGAGATAAAGTATGTGAAGGAGAGGAAGACTCTGATTAAGAAGTGGCTGAAAAGTCTGGATATCTACTGTGAACTA gAGGATGTTCCTAACATAGCGTTGCTGGGgtcaggtggaggagagagggcagcAGTGGGCATGCTGGGATCTCTGCATCAGCTGAAAAAGGACGACATGCTGGGCAGCCTCCTCTATATGTGTGGGGTGTCAGGCACcacctg gtgcatgtCATCCCTGTACAGCGATCCAGATTGGTCGCTGAATAATCGTTGTGTTGAGGTGATAAAGAAGATGAAGGGTCCTATGGTGGATTTGAAGAAGGTTGTGGACTGGCTGATAATGCGGGAAGACAGCGACCAGGACTTCAGCCTCACTGACTTCTGGGGCGTCTTCACTGCCTGCTATTTCATGAATGAG ATGGACACTCGCCGTCTCTCTGAAGATGCTCACAGGGACAGCACCAACCCCTACCCCATCTACAACGCCATAGAACTGGACTGCTACAGACAGCATTGCACTAAAG GGGTGTGGTTTGAGATGACCCCCCACGAGAGCGGCTTCTCCGGATTGGGCGCTTTCGTCCCCACTTCCTGTCTCAGGAGCCGGTTTAAAGGCAGGACTCTGATAGAGAAGAGGAAGGAAATGGACATGGTTCTGCTT acaagcaaacgtgcacacacacatcaatttattgttgtttgttgttgctggGCAGGTATCTGTGGGAGTGCCTTTGCAGACACAAAAGAGAACATTGCTGAGGTAGCAAAAAAAATCTGGGGCTTATTTGAAG GGCACGAGAGCATGATGTTGAAAGAGAACATGAATATGGTTGAGAGAAGCGGGAAGGTaaaggtgtgtgagtgtgtgccctCCCGAgtggtgaggtgtgtgtctgaGCTGATCAAGTATGCTGAGGACCCAGATCCACTGAAGACATGGAAAGTCATCACCCCACTGAGACAACTACTGGAAG GTATTGTGAGCAGTAAGGGTGAGATGCTGTGGAACATGGACTCTGAGAGCTGGAAGAGAACCAGCCTGGTGGAGAGAAAGAAGTTCATAGAGACAGTCAGTCTGGAGCTCATCCTCTCCTCAGACAGCTGGGCAAAAGACTGGAAGGACAAACGCTGCCCCTGCATCG ATTCAATCTTTTGGATTGTACTGATCTTTTTCCTTCTGCTCATTGAATGGAAATGGGGAACCACATCCAACTTCCTCTTCAAGATCAAAG atGCTAGAGTTCCGGAGAGCATGGCATCCAATGAGAAGATTCACCTGGTAGACGCTGCGTTAAAGATCAACTCTCCCTACCCCCCCGTCCTGCGTACTTCGAGGAAGGTCGACCTCATCATCTCCTTGGACTTCAGCGAAGACCCATttgag ACGGTGTTTAGTGCCAAAAAGTATGCGGATGAGCTGAAGCTTCCCTTTCCCCCAGTGAATGAGGATATAAGGAAGGAGAAAGACCATCCTCAGGACTGCTACGTTTTTGAGGGGCGACGCCCTGAAGAGCCCACCATCATGCACATGCCCCTGTTCAACCTGCGGAACTGCCATG ACGAGAAAGGGAttaagaaggagagggagaattaCAAAACATTCCAGCTTCACTACGGTGCGCCGGAGATCGACCACCTCCTGGAGAAGGCCCAGGACAACATGAGGAACAACAGAGACAGGATCCTGGGACAGATCATTATGGCCATCCAACGCAGAAAGAAGCGCATGTCAGTGGCTCAATAG